Below is a genomic region from Henckelia pumila isolate YLH828 chromosome 3, ASM3356847v2, whole genome shotgun sequence.
ATATTCAAACAACCAAAAGAAAGGTTGATAGTCTCAACCCcgcacacttatggcatgctagAATTGGACATATATCCCAAGGAAGGATGAATAGGCTAGTGGGAGCGGGCATGTTTGACATGACCGATATAAGCTTTTTACAAACCTGTTAATCttgtctaaaaggaaaaatgaccaaGTTACCATTTGATGGTAAAGTCGAACATGCACATGacctattggatttgatccatacggatgtgtgtggtccacgtAGTATTGGTACTAAGTATGGACATACTTACTtaattacctttaccgatgattattcaaggtacgGGTATGTGTTCTTGATGAAACACAAATCTGAAtcttttgaaaggttcaaagaattcagaaatgaagttgaaaatcaacttggcaaaaatattaaaactctTCAATCTGATCGGGGTGGAGAAtatttaagtaccgagtttcaAGACTATTTTAAAGAGAATGTAATTCTCTCTCCGTTAACTCCTCCTGGAACATCACAAttaaatggtgttgcagaacaTCGAAATAGGACATTTCTGGATATGATCCGATCAATGATGAGTTTCACTGAATTACCttcttcgttttggggctatgcacttgaaacggcaatactattgttgaacaatgttcattctaaagcagtgaacaaaacaccatatgagatatggaaaggAAAGGTTCCTAAATATTCATACCTGAAGGTTTGGGGGTTCCCTGCTTATGTAAAGCAAGAAGTTGAAAATAAATTGAATagtcgatccattttatgctacttcataggatatccaaagaattcTATTGGATactatttctattatcctaaagaaacaaaggtatttgtttctaggaatgccaccttccttGAGAAGGAGTTTCTATTGGATATAAAATATAGTAGAGCTTGAAGAGGTTCAACcacaacccactgaagatctcaCACCCCAGCAGCCAATACCTGAGATACacgtacctagaagatccgaaaggaattcaagaccacctatgagatatggtctgcttcttgaaggtgATCAGGTTGGACCTGaagttggatgtgatccaagaacttTCAAGGAAGTTATTTCTGATGTCGATGCATCCCAATGGATtaaagctatgcaatcagagtTTGAATCGATGCATTCCAACCAAGTATGGACtttggtagatcctcctgatggaatcaTTCCTATAggttgtaaatggatttacaaaaggAAACTTGGGGTGGATGAGAAGGTATTGACCTTCAAagctcgattggtggcaaaatgtTATACTAAAAGGCCAGGAACTGACTATgaggaaactttttcaccagtagCTATGTTCAATTCCATTAGGATACTGctagccatagcagcatggtatgactatgaaatatggc
It encodes:
- the LOC140889350 gene encoding uncharacterized mitochondrial protein AtMg00820-like, whose product is MRYGLLLEGDQVGPEVGCDPRTFKEVISDVDASQWIKAMQSEFESMHSNQVWTLVDPPDGIIPIGCKWIYKRKLGVDEKVLTFKARLVAKCYTKRPGTDYEETFSPVAMFNSIRILLAIAAWNAAIN